A genomic window from Shewanella vesiculosa includes:
- the lipB gene encoding lipoyl(octanoyl) transferase LipB, which translates to MQAQTLHIRHLGMQDYESTWHAMQEYTDTRDSDSHDELWIVEHQPVFTQGQAGKSEHILNPGNIPVIQVDRGGQVTYHGPGQLVVYPLIDIKRNKLGVRQLVNNIEQSIVDMLAQYHINAYAKADAPGVYVTERKVASLGLRIRKGCSFHGLALNVDMDLAPFQRINPCGYAGLEMVQCKALGGPQTVLEAGDKLIQTFSQIMGYQQLLHHQGLAE; encoded by the coding sequence TTGCAAGCACAAACACTGCACATTCGCCACCTTGGCATGCAAGACTATGAATCGACATGGCATGCAATGCAGGAATATACTGACACTCGTGATAGCGATAGCCATGATGAACTGTGGATTGTTGAGCATCAGCCGGTATTTACTCAGGGCCAGGCAGGTAAAAGTGAGCATATACTCAACCCAGGTAACATTCCGGTCATTCAAGTAGACCGTGGTGGTCAAGTGACTTATCACGGACCGGGTCAATTAGTGGTTTATCCACTTATCGATATAAAACGTAATAAACTCGGTGTGCGTCAGCTAGTGAATAATATAGAGCAGAGCATTGTCGATATGCTTGCTCAGTACCATATCAATGCTTACGCAAAAGCTGACGCTCCAGGTGTTTATGTCACAGAACGAAAAGTAGCCTCTTTAGGATTACGCATTCGTAAAGGCTGCTCTTTTCACGGCTTAGCACTTAATGTCGACATGGATTTAGCCCCATTCCAGCGCATCAACCCTTGCGGATATGCCGGTTTAGAAATGGTGCAATGTAAAGCATTGGGTGGTCCACAAACAGTGCTTGAAGCTGGTGATAAATTAATCCAAACCTTTAGCCAAATTATGGGCTACCAACAACTTTTACATCATCAAGGATTAGCAGAATAA
- the ybeD gene encoding DUF493 family protein YbeD gives MLNTTFDQVMEFPNSCPFKVIGDADDTLADRVVAVAQQLAPGDYVPSVKASSKGSYYSVTIRITVTSKEHIEKAYIDLAAIEGVKRVL, from the coding sequence ATGTTAAATACAACGTTTGACCAAGTAATGGAATTTCCTAATTCGTGCCCTTTCAAAGTGATCGGGGATGCGGATGATACCTTAGCCGATCGTGTCGTTGCCGTTGCACAACAACTGGCACCGGGAGATTACGTTCCGAGTGTGAAAGCATCGAGTAAAGGCAGTTACTATTCAGTCACTATCCGTATTACGGTTACTAGCAAAGAACATATTGAAAAAGCGTACATTGATCTTGCCGCAATTGAAGGCGTAAAACGTGTACTGTAA
- a CDS encoding serine hydrolase, which yields MPNRAPMVTPDAPSVAAKAYVLMDYNSGRVIAEENAYESLNPASLTKMMTSYVIGQEIKAGNVSLDDDVAITKNAWAKNFPDSSKMFIEVGKTVKVHDLNRGIIIQSGNDACVAMAEHIAGTEGAFVDLMNSWAKQLGMKDSYFENSHGLDAQDHKSTAYDMALLGAALIRDVPDEYKVYSEKSFTYNGIKQYNRNGLLWDKSLNVDGIKTGHTSGAGYNLVASGTSDGMRLISVVMGTSSESARKAESKKLLNYGFRFFETITPYKAGDTFVTQQIWYGDRETVDLGVMTDTPITISRGQAKDLQANFELTKPLTAPLAKGETVGRVFFQLDGKDIAQFPLVTLNEVQEGSWVSKLMDYFKQMFASWFE from the coding sequence ATGCCAAATCGTGCACCTATGGTGACGCCAGACGCACCAAGTGTTGCGGCTAAAGCCTATGTACTAATGGATTATAATTCTGGCAGAGTTATAGCTGAAGAAAATGCCTACGAAAGTTTAAACCCAGCCAGCTTGACTAAGATGATGACCAGTTATGTGATTGGTCAGGAAATTAAAGCTGGCAATGTATCATTAGATGACGATGTTGCTATTACCAAAAATGCTTGGGCAAAGAACTTCCCTGATTCATCTAAAATGTTTATTGAAGTGGGTAAAACGGTCAAAGTACACGACTTAAATCGTGGCATCATCATTCAATCAGGCAATGATGCCTGTGTGGCAATGGCTGAACACATTGCTGGAACAGAAGGCGCATTCGTTGATTTAATGAATTCATGGGCCAAACAATTAGGCATGAAAGACAGCTACTTTGAAAACTCTCATGGTTTAGATGCTCAAGATCATAAATCAACCGCTTATGATATGGCTCTTTTAGGGGCAGCATTAATCCGTGACGTGCCTGATGAATACAAAGTGTATTCTGAGAAGTCTTTTACCTATAACGGAATCAAACAATATAACCGTAATGGCTTATTATGGGATAAAAGCTTAAATGTTGATGGTATCAAAACAGGTCATACGTCTGGAGCAGGCTACAACTTAGTGGCCTCTGGTACAAGCGATGGTATGCGTCTTATCAGCGTAGTCATGGGCACATCAAGTGAATCTGCGCGTAAAGCTGAAAGTAAGAAACTACTTAATTATGGTTTCCGTTTCTTTGAAACCATTACCCCCTACAAAGCTGGCGATACTTTCGTCACTCAACAAATTTGGTACGGCGATAGAGAAACCGTTGATCTTGGCGTGATGACAGATACCCCGATCACCATTAGCCGTGGTCAAGCAAAAGATTTACAAGCGAACTTTGAATTAACCAAACCATTAACAGCACCGCTTGCCAAAGGTGAAACCGTAGGCCGTGTCTTTTTCCAACTTGACGGAAAAGATATTGCTCAGTTCCCACTGGTGACGCTAAATGAAGTCCAAGAAGGCAGCTGGGTTAGCAAATTAATGGATTACTTCAAACAAATGTTCGCAAGCTGGTTCGAGTAA
- a CDS encoding septal ring lytic transglycosylase RlpA family protein has protein sequence MDFNCRFILLMILSSLLLLGCSSNEAGKTTSGKKSRYQMANDRYPDDAPDVSLVKNAQPKYEPYSRQGNRNYTVLGKSYQVLDSGKGFKEQGNASWYGSKFHGHLTSNGETYDMYTMSAAHKNLPLPSYVKVTNLENNKQIIVRVNDRGPFHHGRVIDLSYAAAYHLGMLARGTAKVAIETVYIPSPEERVISDLKDNDNHFIQVAASQDKLRINMLAKQLETKYAVTSRVTSVNGMHKLQLGPIQQIHLTNKLLDRVQADGYPQSFIVP, from the coding sequence ATGGACTTTAATTGCCGTTTCATCCTGCTAATGATACTTAGCAGTCTATTACTGTTAGGCTGCTCATCAAATGAGGCAGGGAAAACCACTTCAGGTAAAAAAAGCCGTTATCAAATGGCGAATGACCGTTATCCTGATGACGCACCTGACGTTAGCTTGGTGAAAAATGCCCAGCCTAAATACGAACCTTACAGCAGACAAGGCAATCGAAACTACACTGTATTAGGTAAAAGCTATCAAGTGCTCGACAGTGGCAAGGGCTTTAAAGAACAAGGTAATGCCTCATGGTATGGTTCAAAGTTTCATGGCCATTTAACGTCAAATGGTGAAACCTATGATATGTATACCATGTCTGCAGCACATAAAAACTTGCCCTTACCGAGTTATGTTAAAGTGACTAACTTAGAGAATAATAAGCAAATTATTGTCCGTGTTAACGATCGTGGACCATTTCATCATGGTCGAGTGATTGATCTTTCTTATGCGGCGGCTTATCACTTAGGTATGCTGGCCAGAGGAACGGCAAAGGTGGCCATCGAAACCGTTTACATTCCGTCACCAGAGGAGCGAGTTATCAGCGATTTAAAAGATAACGATAATCATTTTATTCAAGTTGCCGCCTCACAAGATAAGCTTCGCATCAATATGTTGGCTAAACAGTTAGAAACTAAATATGCCGTAACCTCTCGGGTAACATCCGTTAATGGTATGCATAAATTACAGTTAGGACCCATACAGCAAATTCATCTAACGAATAAGTTGCTCGATCGTGTCCAAGCTGATGGCTATCCACAAAGCTTTATCGTACCGTAA
- the mltB gene encoding lytic murein transglycosylase B, producing the protein MFNLNAATENDPQALQNAFVKQQVEKGASKADVEHFLSTSTFDQSIIDAMTKPWEAKPWHQYYPIFLTDKRLEKGLAFWQENQVVISQAAEKFNVDPQIIVAIIGIETFYGGYMGNYRVQDALYTLGFYYPPRATFFRSEYANLMALIKEEKLDNSTLKGSYAGAMGYGQFIPSSYRHYAVDFDGDGRRDLLTSKADAIGSVANYFHQHGWQKGQPVALLLNHTSSTAPKANVWTKEKLHYKVADILSPTLSLADNQDLDASQKALLIKLDQPDKAEYWLGLKNFYVITRYNRSPLYAMAVYQFSQQLNAHYKSVNQHGL; encoded by the coding sequence ATGTTCAACCTCAACGCGGCAACAGAAAATGATCCTCAAGCATTGCAAAATGCATTTGTGAAACAACAGGTCGAAAAAGGCGCCAGTAAAGCAGATGTAGAACATTTCCTATCGACGTCCACCTTCGACCAGAGCATCATAGATGCCATGACTAAACCCTGGGAAGCCAAACCTTGGCACCAATATTATCCTATTTTTCTTACCGACAAGCGCCTTGAAAAAGGCTTAGCATTCTGGCAAGAAAACCAGGTGGTTATTAGTCAAGCTGCTGAAAAATTTAACGTTGACCCGCAAATTATTGTTGCCATTATCGGTATCGAAACCTTTTATGGCGGCTATATGGGTAACTATCGTGTACAAGATGCACTCTATACTTTAGGTTTTTATTATCCGCCAAGAGCTACATTTTTTCGCAGTGAATACGCAAATTTAATGGCACTAATCAAAGAAGAAAAGCTTGATAACAGCACCTTAAAAGGTTCATATGCTGGCGCTATGGGTTATGGTCAATTTATCCCTTCAAGTTATCGCCATTATGCTGTCGACTTTGACGGTGACGGTCGCCGAGATTTATTAACCAGTAAAGCCGATGCCATTGGCAGTGTAGCGAACTATTTTCATCAACACGGTTGGCAAAAAGGCCAACCTGTGGCGCTATTGCTCAATCACACCTCAAGCACAGCCCCTAAGGCTAATGTTTGGACTAAAGAAAAGCTGCACTACAAGGTAGCGGATATTCTTAGCCCGACATTAAGTTTAGCCGATAACCAAGATTTGGATGCTTCTCAAAAAGCCTTATTAATCAAATTAGATCAACCTGATAAAGCAGAGTATTGGCTAGGACTGAAAAACTTTTATGTCATTACCCGATATAACAGAAGCCCACTTTATGCCATGGCGGTATATCAATTCAGCCAACAACTTAATGCACATTACAAATCGGTAAATCAACATGGACTTTAA
- the rodA gene encoding rod shape-determining protein RodA: MNNHPYQKSFWQSIHIDLPLLIGLLILMGFGLFIIYSASGEDPAMMERQLVRMTLSLGVMFCFAQINPEILRRWAFPIYIAGIILLLGVELFGTINKGAQRWLNLGFMEFQPSELIKLAFPITMAWYISKFPLPPKKRYLAGGVIILLIPTLLIAKQPDLGTSILVAASGVFVLFLSGMSWLIVGGFIAAILIFLPVLWFFLMHDYQRTRVLTLFNPEQDPLGAGYHIIQSKIAIGSGGIWGKGWLDGTQSQLEFLPERHTDFIFAVIGEEFGLIGSLVLLAMYLFVIGRGLVIASRAQTSFARLLAGSITLTFFVYVFVNIGMVSGILPVVGVPLPLISYGGTSMLTLMTGFGILMSIHTHRRFVDR, from the coding sequence ATGAATAACCATCCGTATCAAAAATCGTTTTGGCAGAGCATCCACATAGATCTGCCATTGCTCATTGGCTTATTAATACTAATGGGGTTCGGGCTTTTTATTATTTACTCCGCCAGTGGTGAAGATCCTGCCATGATGGAGCGTCAACTAGTACGGATGACGCTATCCCTAGGCGTGATGTTTTGTTTTGCACAAATCAACCCTGAAATACTCAGACGCTGGGCATTCCCTATTTATATTGCCGGAATAATATTGCTGTTGGGCGTAGAGTTATTTGGCACCATTAATAAAGGCGCACAGCGTTGGTTAAATCTCGGTTTCATGGAGTTTCAGCCATCGGAATTGATTAAACTGGCCTTCCCGATCACCATGGCTTGGTACATCAGTAAGTTCCCATTACCGCCCAAAAAACGCTACTTAGCTGGCGGGGTGATTATTTTACTGATCCCAACACTATTAATCGCCAAACAACCTGACTTAGGCACCTCTATTTTAGTGGCAGCATCAGGGGTCTTCGTCCTGTTTTTGTCGGGTATGAGCTGGTTAATTGTAGGCGGGTTTATCGCCGCTATTCTGATCTTTTTACCTGTGTTGTGGTTCTTCTTGATGCACGATTATCAGCGTACTCGAGTATTAACCTTATTTAATCCTGAACAAGATCCTTTAGGCGCGGGTTATCATATCATCCAATCTAAAATTGCCATTGGCTCTGGTGGGATCTGGGGGAAAGGTTGGCTTGATGGCACTCAATCACAATTAGAGTTTTTACCTGAGCGACATACTGACTTCATCTTTGCCGTGATAGGCGAAGAGTTTGGACTTATTGGCAGCTTAGTATTACTTGCTATGTATTTATTTGTGATTGGCAGAGGTTTAGTTATCGCTTCACGAGCACAGACTAGCTTTGCACGCTTGTTGGCCGGAAGTATTACCTTAACATTCTTCGTTTACGTGTTTGTTAACATTGGTATGGTATCAGGTATTTTACCTGTGGTTGGCGTACCTTTACCACTGATAAGTTATGGTGGAACCTCCATGCTAACCTTAATGACGGGCTTCGGTATTTTAATGAGCATTCACACCCACAGACGATTTGTCGACCGATAG